A DNA window from Bacillota bacterium contains the following coding sequences:
- a CDS encoding RHS domain-containing protein yields MRSPAGTRYYVLDGLGHTRLLLDSSGNITDRYSYDAWGNLVEQVGTTFNPFRWNAAYGYEWTPATG; encoded by the coding sequence TTGCGTTCCCCAGCCGGAACGCGGTATTATGTGCTGGATGGGCTAGGACACACCCGTTTGCTCCTTGACAGTTCAGGCAACATCACCGACCGTTACAGTTACGATGCGTGGGGCAACTTGGTCGAGCAGGTCGGCACCACCTTCAACCCCTTCCGCTGGAACGCCGCCTATGGCTATGAATGGACGCCCGCCACAGG